The Chroicocephalus ridibundus chromosome 4, bChrRid1.1, whole genome shotgun sequence genome contains the following window.
CCAAAGCTCTCACCGAGACTTTCATCAGGCATCCATGCTCATActggctgggagggcagagagggTGACTCTGCCCCCACAGCTCCCCTGGCTGGGAGAGAAGTGCATGTCTTCCACCCCGCTCTGTCCCCCTATGTTTTCATGTGTGGAAAATCTTAACCCACTTCTTTTCCTCTGGGTTCTCTCGTTGGCTCTTGTCCCTGGGGGTGGGTCATTTCTGTGTCTCCATTGCAAAGTCATCCTTGTAAAAGCAACAGCACGAGTGGGAACGTGGAGATGGCTAGAGAGAGCCACAGGGCTGCTGGGACAGATGCCAGGGCCCAGCTCTGCTTCTCTAGGAGCCGAGGAGCCCTTTGGCAACCCAAAACCGTCACTGCGGCCACGCAGTCCTGTGCACGGTGCTGGGCTCCGGAGAACACTTTTGTTCTTTATCATTTCATTGTCTGTAATTGGTTTCCTACTGaatttgtttgcttggtttgttttgcaGTGTGTTTCTGGGAATATTCTGCAtctctgtattttaattacagtaaAATTTGAGGATAAAAATCTTGGTTACGCTGGCTCTTGTTTCCAGTGGGGGGAAATGAGGAGAGGAAGCACAGCTGAAGGAAGATGTTAGAGATTCCTTGGGAAATCAGATCTCTCCCCCAAGGGCTCTACATGAGGCACCAAGCAGGGCGGAACCTCCATCCCTGCTTAAACTAGGACATCGCTTTCAACCATAATTCAGAAGCCATTTTGCTGCAGGCGCGTTTCCTGATTGGAATGTTTAGAACAGTTTGGATAAGATTTCTAAACTCAGTTTCTCATGTTGGTTTAAAGACCCGTGCACGAGAGGACTTTCGGGCCGGGGACAGCTGGCTTAGCCCTGAAAGTGGGATCTCATCAGATGAAGATGGGAAATCTTGCCTCTGCAGCCACTGTTCTTCATGCAGGTTTGCATAGCCACTTTTCCCAGCTGAGAAAGTGAGGAAAAGCTTCATTCCCCCCATGGGAGAAGGCGGTTTGACAtccctccccagagctgccagggagccCCGTGGGGGCAGCCAGACCCTCTGCCTTTGCTCGCTGGCTGGCAGGCAGTGGGGAGGCACAGCTGGCCACCCTGGCCACTTCACCCGCtcacccagggcagagccagctggTGCTCCCAGGGACACACAGCCCTCATCCAGGGAGGATCACAGCCTagtggctgggctgtgctggatCGGGCCCCAGTCAGGGTGTCCCTTTTACTGGGTGGAGGCCAGGAGCCAACAGCTCAGCATTTGTTAAGTGCTGACAAAAGGATTAATTTAGTAACTAATAACGGGCCAATCAAGCCATTTATTTGGTTGACGTTCTGCTGCCAGCTGCTCAGTAAGAGCAGTGAGCAGCGCGCTGATGAGGCTGGCTGCGGCCACCTCTGCCACCTGCCCCGCTCCTCTGTCCTCACCCGCGGCCACGGCCGGGGCAGGCTGGCACGGGAGGCACTGAGCCGGTGGCAGGAGCAGGTTTGGCAGTGGAAGGGGACAGGGCGAAGACGCTCATTGCTCTCGCCCCTGAGTGAAggttgctggggtggggggttcTCCTAGGAGCTGCCCCcgtggctgctgtggggaggCAGATGGAGGAAGAGCCCATCCCACAACACATGCACGCTGTTGCCCCATTCCTCCTCACTGGAGCCTCACCGCTGCCACATTCCTCCTCAGGGCTGGAGCCGGCCATGTCACCTTGCAGGCAGCACAGCTGAATTAGAGGTGCTCCAGCCGCGAGCCCTGAAGAGAGGCCATCAGATACATCACCCCCTGCTCACCTGTTCTgcagcccagctggagcaggtttgctgtgtTAAGCCAGGTTGTGGGTGCTAGAAAATGGCATATCGTTAGAGCTTTCCCCAGCCTTACCTGAGCAGTGGGGTACGGGCAGCTCCCTGAGTGTGACCGCAGCACCCAGTCTCACCCTCTCCCAACTAAGAGCttgggctgggagctggtgggCAGCAGACCTTGGAAGATGCTTTCGGAGAGGAGACCTGCCCAGGTAGGTGGGCTGTGGGTGGTTCAAACATGCCTGTGCCAGGAGCGGGTCCAGCACTGGGAGTGTGTAGCTGTGGGTGGATGTGACCAGCTGTGGTCACATCTCTCTGTGGGTCCCTGGCTCCAGGAGCAACAGAGACGGGAAACTGCTGGGGCATTGCTGTCCTCTGTCCCCTGGGGACTGGCCCTGGTGGCTTCCCATCTGCGGCTGCCCATGGCCTGTGGGACATACCTTGAGGGCTGGGCTGTTTGGAGGACTCTGTCCCAGCAGATCGGAGGAGCTGGTCGGCTGTTCCAAATAGACCGGGCAGCATCGTGTGTCGGGCTCTCGGCGCTCTGCTGCGGTGCCGCGTTGCTCCCGCCCTGCGTGCCCGgcttccccatcctgctgccctgctcagcccgcAGACCCTCCATGGCCGGGGCTCACCCGGAGGCTTAAACATGAGGGCCAACTTTGTGCATTGCCAGAAGCATCTTCTTGTGTGCTCGTTTTCATTCTGGCAGTTTTATGACCTGAAATCAAACGTTTTTCTTGGGTTCTCCAGGGTAGGACATGCCGCCGCTGGCATCACCAGTGTCAGACATGGCGGGGGGGCAACGAGGGGCAGCCTGATGGGGCTGGGGTCACCATGCTGGTGCCGTGAGCGCTCTGCGGCCAGGCACTTCAAGCTCTTGGGGCTGTAAAATAGCCACTGTTTCTCACTTTCGGTGGGAGCCGGGGTGCAGCTCCCCCCAGCCTTGccctgcacagagctgctgctctttgccTGTTCGTGCACCCACCCCGGGTCCAGCCACTGAGGTCCTTCAGTTGAAGTTCACCCCCAGGTCAGTTTTATTGcacttttatttacagaaaacacagaaataaagcattaaaCGTGTTGGGCTTTTACCAAACCACCCAATCACttcccgcttccccccccccccccgcccttttttttttttcttttgtgggtttttggcaCAAAGAAATATCACAGGTGTCACCAAACAACCATGTAGGAGCAGACGACCAACTGCCCAGCCCAATAACGGGACATAAAACAAACAGACATGTCGCACTGAAATCAAAACCGAGAAGGTTGTTCCACGTTCAGCTTCCAGTCTCACCTGCTCATCGGGGGCAAGGGGCGTTACTCTGGAGGGGACAACACCATtcataaattatatttatatttacctCTTACATTGTAAAAGTAAACAGTGCAAAAGTACAGTACCCCAGGTACCCTTCGGTTTGGAAAGCTTGAAGGTTTGCTTTAtacattttgtgtgtttttgtaaaCATTGTTACCCATCCACAGTTCTAGCTCTTGCTTGGAGAGACCCGACTCCTCTTGCGTCCGAAACATGCCGGGGGGCAGCAACCGCTTCCCCTGGACTCTGTTGAGATTCCCGCTCAAGGTTTAGTGCAAATTTTGGAGAGAAGAAgacgagagagagagaaagagaggggggaaaacaaaacgaaagaaaataaaataaggcaaCAGTTAGAAACAATCCGTATCAAAACCCaggccccccccggggctgccttAGGAGAAGGGCAGGAAGTCTCTCTCCTCCACCAGGCTGATGGAGAGGTTCTTCAGCTCCTCCTCGGAGCTGGCCGTTTTGTAGCCGAGCTGGGCCAGCACCTGCCGGCAGGCGTGCTGGGTGAACGCCACGATCTCATAGGACAGCCGGAACCGCCACTTCTCTGCCGTTGCTGCCGAGTTGCGCACCGTCCCGTACTTGTGTTTGGAGGAGGACCTGTCTCCCCGGGTGTTGTTCTGTATCCAGCGCTCTACGTTGCTGTCCATGGGGATGCCCAGGAAATCGTAGATCTCCTCGGTTTTTTTCATGGGGTTCCTGGCCAGGTCTTCATACCGCACCAGCATGTACTTGCCCTTGAGCCACGGCGGCCGGTTGAGGCCAGTGGATACGGAGTTCCAGAAGTCCTCACACACCGTGGTGAGCTGGGTCACGTCCAGGTTATACGGCTTCCTGCCAGTGCCATCCCAGATCCTCCACAGCCGGTAGGTGTCCCGGAAAGTCTCACTCCGGGACGCCAGGATTCCACGGGGGTCCCTCACCAGCTGGATGACCTTCAAGTTCAGACGCGGGTCCTCTACCAGGGCCCGGAGGTCGCTGACCTCAGGCACTCGCACTGTTTTGATGGCCACGTGCCCGTGCTCTCTGCAGGACTCGGTGGCCAGCGTCAGGTTCAAGGTGCCACACTTCTTCACGCAGTCGCCCTCCTCCAGGTGGAGATCGACGGTTCCCAGGGACTCGCAGACGGGTGGCGAGCAGAGGGCTTTGCTGGCTCCCCGGCGGAAGAGGCGGTCGGTGGTGTGGTTGACAGGCTGGGGTTTGATGTAGTTCTCCAAGAAGTAGAGGTCGCAGTCATAAAGGCTCCTCAGCAGGTCTCGGCTGGCCCCCAGCATGACCCGCCTGTCCGTTGTACTCTTGCTCTGGGTCAGCTTTGGGATCAGGGTGTACTGGACATGGTAGAGGGGCTCGAATAAATAGAAGACATCGAAGTGCTGATTAAACAGCTGCCCGACAAATGAGGAGCCACTGCGGGTGGTGGCGAGGATGAGAACGTGCGTCTTCCTGGAGAGGTTATATGAGAATGTGGGGCTCTCGTCGCACAGCCTGTCAGCCGCCTCGGTGTCCTGGCTCAGGCCGCAGTTCACAGGGTTGGGGATGGGGCAGCTGTGGAAGGACTTGGCGGTGAAGGTCCGGATTGCTGTGTACTGGATTGCAATGGATGCCAAGGCTAGTAGGAGGACAGCCTTCCAGGAACATTGCATGGCTGGTCACCTTCATGGGGCTTCTTCACAGGTCGTCTCGATGTCTGCAACCCAACAGAGAAATCAAGGGTTGAGCAAGGATGGCCAAAGAGGACCCAAGTATCCTACTGCTGGGGGTACCAGCAAACGCCCTCCCACAGTGCATGTACATCAGCTACAACCACGTGGACCCCAGTCACGCACTGCAGAGCCCCATTTCAGAAGACAGGAGGACCAGGCAGAGGCTGGCAAGCCTTGAGAGATGCTTCCAGCCAGGACTTCAGCCCCAGGGACCGCTTCCTTCCAGGCTGGGGGTGTATGCAAATCCTGTGCCTCACAGCTCACCCCATGTCCTTCCAGGCAAGGGGGGTGTTAGAGCCCGGTGGCCGCACCATCTATGTGCCTCCATCCAGATGCTGCAAACTGTCCTCCCCAGCTGCCTTG
Protein-coding sequences here:
- the CHST1 gene encoding carbohydrate sulfotransferase 1, which produces MQCSWKAVLLLALASIAIQYTAIRTFTAKSFHSCPIPNPVNCGLSQDTEAADRLCDESPTFSYNLSRKTHVLILATTRSGSSFVGQLFNQHFDVFYLFEPLYHVQYTLIPKLTQSKSTTDRRVMLGASRDLLRSLYDCDLYFLENYIKPQPVNHTTDRLFRRGASKALCSPPVCESLGTVDLHLEEGDCVKKCGTLNLTLATESCREHGHVAIKTVRVPEVSDLRALVEDPRLNLKVIQLVRDPRGILASRSETFRDTYRLWRIWDGTGRKPYNLDVTQLTTVCEDFWNSVSTGLNRPPWLKGKYMLVRYEDLARNPMKKTEEIYDFLGIPMDSNVERWIQNNTRGDRSSSKHKYGTVRNSAATAEKWRFRLSYEIVAFTQHACRQVLAQLGYKTASSEEELKNLSISLVEERDFLPFS